One window of Phalacrocorax carbo chromosome 1, bPhaCar2.1, whole genome shotgun sequence genomic DNA carries:
- the LOC104041835 gene encoding interleukin-1 receptor type 1 yields the protein MTAKTLFSCNITTAFLSLIIAEKCEAYDVMLRQSLVPDGQPLAIKCSLEKTLKSGDYNLTWYKVGNRTAVPKDKLSRIHQQKNLIWFLPAMLEDSGDYECVIRNLTSCRKMRTKVTVFERIDGLCINEKFAVEEVIFTLSSAKVVCPHLDYFRNEKNIQPVCWYKDCQLLQGKRFAISNSDLIIFNVTVHDQGNYTCKTTYTYNGKQYNISRDVSLTVEVSPPKKPPEISYPRNNSIEVELGSQVTVDCNTTGADGYEVFWTGNGVYIDVIYKSRIFASHYKEETSYDGRPMHSVKLIISEVNSEDYEQPFVCQASNAFGQIASYIILKHRVPDIRRWLTGGLVSLLIITFITLIIYKIFKIDLVLWYRNSVCAFASTEDGKIYDAYVLYTKSSGGRSFYRLETFVRRILPDVLEQQCGYNLFILGRDDLPGEAVVSVADETIKQSRRLMIILGSETSSCCLLEDTSEQQLAMYNALIRDGIQVILIEMDEIQDYASMPESIKYIKQKHGAIQWKGDFSEESCSANTRFWKNVRYQMPSRKKVSYSEVCLPLTLKNSAEKRS from the exons ATGACAgcaaaaacattgttttcatgtaATATCACAACAGCATTTCTGTCTTTAATTATTGCAG AGAAATGTGAAGCCTATGATGTGATGTTGAGGCAAAGTCTTGTGCCTGATGGGCAGCCTCTTGCTATTAAATGTTCactggaaaagaccttgaaaAGTGGAGACTACAACTTAACATGGTATAAAGTTGGTAACCGGACAGCTGTGCCTAAAGACAAACTTTCTAGAATTCATCAGCAGAAGAATTTAATTTGGTTTCTTCCTGCAATGTTAGAAGATTCTGGAGATTATGAATGTGTCATAAg GAATTTGACAAGCTGCAGGAAAATGCGTACGAAAGTAACAGTTTTTGAGAGGATTGATGGCTTAtgcataaatgaaaaatttgcTGTAGAGGAGGTGATATTCACATTATCATCTGCAAAGGTTGTATGTCCACACTTGGATTATTTCAGGAATGAGAAGAATATTCAGCCTGTTTGTTGGTATAAG GACTGCCAGCTGCTGCAAGGGAAAAGGTTTGCCATCTCAAACAGTGATCTTATAATTTTCAATGTGACTGTACATGATCAAGGAAACTATACATGCAAAACAACATATACCTACAATGGAAAACAATATAACATTTCACGAGACGTCAGCCTGACTGTAGAAG tgAGCCCACCAAAAAAGCCCCCGGAAATATCTTACCCAAGAAACAACTCCATTGAAGTGGAACTTG GCTCACAGGTTACAGTGGATTGCAATACAACAGGTGCTGATGGGTATGAGGTGTTTTGGACAGGCAACGGTGTGTATATTGATGTAATTTATAAGAGCAGAATTTTTGCAAGTCATTATAA GGAGGAAACTTCTTATGATGGACGCCCTATGCATTCTGTGAAGCTAATAATTTCAGAAGTGAATAGTGAAGATTATGAACAACCATTTGTCTGTCAAGCTTCAAATGCTTTTGGACAGATTGCATCTTATATTATATTAAAACACAGAG TTCCTGACATACGAAGATGGCTGACTGGAGGGCTAGTCTCTTTGTTAATTATAACATTTATTACTTTAATAATCTACAAGATTTTCAAGATTGACTTGGTGCTTTGGTACCGTAATTCTGTCTGTGCCTTTGCAAGTACGGAAG aTGGGAAAATCTATGATGCATACGTCCTGTACACAAAAAGCAGTGGAGGCAGAAGCTTCTATCGTCTGGAAACCTTTGTTCGTAGAATACTCCCTGATGTTCTAGAACAACAGTGTGGATATAATCTCTTTATATTAGGAAGGGATGATTTACCTGGAGAAG CTGTGGTCAGTGTTGCTGATGAAACCATTAAGCAAAGCAGAAGACTGATGATTATTTTGGGATCAGAAACATCTAGTTGCTGCCTGTTAGAAGACACCTCTGAACAACAACTAGCTATGTATAATGCTCTCATCCGTGATGGTATTCAAGTGATTCTGATAGAAATGGATGAAATACAGGACTACGCAAGCATGCCGGAATCGATCAAATACATTAAGCAAAAACATGGAGCTATCCAATGGAAAGGGGACTTCTCAGAGGAATCTTGTTCAGCAAATACAAGATTCTGGAAAAATGTGCGCTACCAAATGCCATCCAGGAAAAAAGTCTCTTATTCTGAAGTGTGTTTGCCCCTAACTTTGAAgaattctgcagaaaagagaAGTTAA